The following proteins are co-located in the Vibrio azureus genome:
- a CDS encoding heme biosynthesis HemY N-terminal domain-containing protein, producing MIRLIFLFIILGLGLYAGSHYADEQGYVLISIANKTIEMSFTTMVILIIATLAALFLLEYIIKSIISISTNSLDYFNVRKIRRARRTTNESIIKLLEGDWKSAEKLALSCAKHHDMPLLCYLVASEAAQGNGDKAKRNEYLALASQQEDAYLAVELTRAKQFINDGAYESAFDTLQTLKGKYSNNAIVLDLLKNTYIQLKLWQPLIDLIPELVKVRKITKEQQTELLQSAQCGLMHDIAIQQGSEGLVLHWNSLPRKVKQNVKLIECFARELIGRKADNEAFTLIKNTLKKQPTETLYQLLTELKLADDHPAIVLLEGTLQRESHNAAAHSALAHFLFRQEKWQPAQHHLEAALKVRTDISDYAFLADTLEKQNLTKAAHEVSRKALALTQEK from the coding sequence ATGATACGTTTGATTTTCCTGTTTATTATTCTTGGTTTGGGTTTATATGCTGGCTCCCATTATGCTGATGAACAAGGTTACGTACTCATTTCTATTGCAAATAAAACGATAGAGATGAGTTTTACCACTATGGTAATCCTGATCATAGCCACTTTAGCCGCCCTCTTCTTGCTTGAGTATATAATCAAAAGCATCATTAGTATCAGCACTAACTCGCTCGATTATTTTAATGTTCGAAAAATACGCCGAGCTCGTCGTACAACGAATGAAAGCATCATCAAGTTGCTCGAGGGAGATTGGAAAAGTGCCGAAAAGCTTGCACTGAGTTGTGCAAAGCACCATGACATGCCATTACTTTGTTATCTGGTGGCCTCTGAAGCCGCTCAAGGGAATGGAGACAAAGCCAAGCGTAACGAATATTTAGCACTCGCTAGCCAACAAGAGGATGCTTACCTTGCTGTAGAGCTTACCCGAGCTAAACAGTTTATTAATGATGGTGCCTACGAATCGGCTTTTGATACGTTACAAACACTCAAAGGAAAATATTCCAATAACGCCATCGTACTCGATTTACTAAAAAATACTTATATCCAGTTGAAACTTTGGCAACCACTCATCGACCTTATCCCTGAATTGGTCAAAGTCAGAAAAATCACTAAAGAGCAGCAGACAGAACTTCTGCAAAGTGCTCAATGTGGTTTAATGCATGATATCGCCATTCAGCAAGGCAGTGAGGGACTGGTTTTACATTGGAATAGCTTGCCACGTAAAGTAAAACAGAATGTCAAATTGATCGAATGTTTTGCACGTGAGCTGATTGGTCGAAAAGCAGATAATGAAGCATTTACGCTGATCAAGAACACATTAAAAAAACAGCCGACGGAGACACTTTACCAGTTACTGACTGAGCTTAAATTGGCTGATGACCATCCTGCCATCGTTTTGCTAGAAGGCACTTTACAGCGAGAATCACACAATGCCGCCGCTCACAGTGCTCTTGCACACTTTTTGTTCCGCCAAGAAAAGTGGCAACCCGCTCAGCATCATTTAGAAGCAGCATTAAAGGTTCGTACTGACATTTCCGATTATGCTTTTTTAGCCGATACATTAGAGAAACAGAATCTAACTAAAGCTGCTCACGAAGTTTCCCGCAAAGCATTAGCACTAACCCAAGAGAAATAG